From one Nocardioides scoriae genomic stretch:
- a CDS encoding alpha/beta fold hydrolase, whose amino-acid sequence MALNHVVRGSGRPLLLVHGLGAGWRSWDPVLDELAASREVIAIDLPGFGDTPPLDGEVSVATLTDSVADFVHQQGLDGVSTVGQSMGGRIVLELARRGVGGDTVALDPGGFWSPRELAVFGATLRPSIALVRVLRDRLPALLGSPVGRTLLLAQLSARPWALSGETVLPDVRGLADSPSTGAALDALTKGPTQQGAPAGTAPGRVTIGWGRRDLVTVPRQAARAKELFPDAELHWFERCGHFPQWDAPDEAVRLVLDRTS is encoded by the coding sequence GTGGCACTGAATCACGTGGTCCGAGGCAGCGGTCGCCCGCTGCTGCTCGTGCACGGCCTGGGCGCCGGGTGGAGGTCGTGGGACCCGGTCCTCGACGAGCTGGCCGCGAGTCGCGAGGTCATCGCGATCGACCTGCCCGGGTTCGGCGACACACCCCCGCTGGACGGCGAGGTCTCGGTCGCCACCTTGACCGACTCCGTCGCGGACTTCGTCCACCAGCAGGGCCTGGACGGCGTCTCGACGGTCGGCCAGTCGATGGGAGGGCGGATCGTGCTGGAGCTCGCGCGCCGGGGCGTCGGCGGCGACACCGTGGCGCTGGACCCGGGCGGCTTCTGGAGCCCCCGCGAGCTCGCGGTCTTCGGGGCGACGCTGCGACCGTCCATCGCGCTGGTGCGGGTGCTGCGGGACAGGCTGCCAGCCCTGCTGGGCAGCCCCGTGGGCCGGACCCTGCTGCTGGCGCAGCTCTCGGCCCGGCCGTGGGCACTGTCCGGCGAGACCGTGCTGCCCGACGTGCGTGGGCTGGCCGACTCTCCGTCGACCGGGGCTGCCCTGGACGCCTTGACCAAGGGCCCGACGCAGCAGGGAGCCCCTGCTGGCACGGCGCCCGGCCGGGTCACGATCGGGTGGGGTCGTCGCGACCTGGTGACCGTCCCCCGACAGGCCGCCCGCGCGAAGGAGCTCTTCCCCGACGCCGAGCTGCACTGGTTCGAGCGCTGCGGCCACTTTCCGCAGTGGGACGCACCCGACGAAGCCGTCCGTCTGGTCCTCGACCGCACCAGCTGA